One genomic window of Dehalococcoidia bacterium includes the following:
- a CDS encoding acyl-CoA dehydrogenase family protein produces the protein MTSQASTKTLAAARQLAEAAASLSEAAIARAAALTDAGGRIDDHQVLCERLALIATEARAAQELVAYAEQLASGGKADALSEDEALAYAADVVNRFLAIQHAHPDDFADAPLVGDALRALLRDGLDDARICAIGARVIEARGVNGSDLFDDGATQTRGFARQFAKGELLREEDGIAIADLVHRDDLLVPEAWIKQFSELGFFGSSVPDEYGGTEMGYLTMIVLTEELSAASLIAGSLLTRSEILSRALLEGGTNEQKRAWLPKLASGEVLVGISVTEPDVGSDVASVQCKATPGERDGKPGWLLNGAKAWCTFAGRANVLALLARTDPDMSKGHAGLSLFIVPKETFDGHKFEYRQPEGGLLTGEAIPTPGYRGMHSYILNLEDYFVPAENLVGGEQGEGRGFYLTLGGFAIGRLQTGGRALGVAQAALEKACNYTTQRAQFGKPISEYQLTRHKIGSMAMRIAAARQLTYAVARGTDPKGRAPLGPAMAKLFASDVAVAVTQEAQLLHGGWGYAEEDRISRYVADAQVLPIFEGVKATLELKVIARALVARH, from the coding sequence ATGACCTCCCAGGCCTCTACGAAAACGCTCGCCGCCGCCAGGCAGCTTGCTGAAGCCGCGGCGAGCCTCTCCGAAGCCGCAATCGCGCGCGCCGCCGCCCTCACCGACGCCGGCGGAAGGATCGATGACCACCAGGTGCTGTGCGAGCGCCTCGCGCTGATTGCCACAGAGGCGCGGGCGGCGCAAGAGCTTGTCGCGTACGCCGAGCAGCTCGCATCCGGCGGGAAGGCCGATGCACTCTCGGAGGACGAAGCACTGGCCTATGCGGCCGACGTCGTCAACCGCTTCCTCGCGATCCAGCACGCGCATCCGGACGACTTTGCTGATGCTCCGCTCGTGGGCGATGCGCTTCGCGCGCTCCTACGCGATGGCCTCGACGACGCGCGCATCTGCGCCATCGGTGCGCGCGTGATCGAGGCGCGAGGCGTCAACGGCTCCGACCTGTTCGACGACGGCGCAACACAGACGCGTGGCTTCGCGCGCCAGTTCGCGAAAGGCGAGTTGCTGCGGGAAGAGGACGGCATCGCGATCGCTGACCTCGTACACCGCGACGATCTGCTCGTGCCGGAGGCGTGGATCAAGCAGTTCTCCGAACTAGGCTTCTTCGGCAGCTCCGTGCCCGATGAGTACGGCGGCACCGAGATGGGCTACCTCACCATGATCGTGCTCACCGAGGAGCTGTCGGCAGCATCATTGATCGCCGGCAGCCTGCTCACGCGTTCCGAGATCCTGTCGCGCGCTCTGCTCGAAGGCGGCACGAACGAGCAGAAGCGCGCCTGGCTCCCGAAACTCGCGTCGGGGGAAGTGCTCGTCGGCATCTCGGTCACCGAGCCGGACGTCGGCTCCGACGTCGCCTCGGTGCAGTGCAAGGCAACGCCCGGTGAGCGCGACGGCAAGCCGGGGTGGCTGCTGAACGGCGCCAAGGCGTGGTGTACGTTCGCCGGTCGCGCGAACGTGCTGGCGCTGCTCGCGCGCACCGATCCCGATATGAGCAAGGGCCACGCGGGCCTCTCGCTGTTCATCGTGCCGAAAGAGACGTTCGACGGGCACAAGTTCGAGTATCGTCAGCCCGAGGGCGGACTGCTCACCGGCGAAGCGATCCCGACGCCGGGCTATCGCGGCATGCACTCCTACATCCTCAATCTCGAGGACTACTTCGTGCCCGCCGAAAACCTCGTCGGCGGCGAGCAGGGGGAGGGCCGCGGTTTCTATCTCACGCTCGGCGGTTTTGCGATCGGCCGCCTGCAGACCGGAGGGCGCGCGCTCGGCGTGGCGCAGGCGGCGCTCGAGAAGGCGTGCAACTACACGACGCAGCGCGCACAGTTCGGAAAGCCGATCAGCGAGTACCAGTTGACACGGCACAAGATCGGTTCCATGGCCATGCGCATCGCGGCGGCGCGGCAACTCACGTACGCCGTCGCGCGCGGCACCGACCCGAAGGGCCGCGCGCCGCTCGGGCCGGCCATGGCGAAGCTCTTCGCGTCGGATGTCGCGGTCGCCGTGACGCAGGAAGCGCAACTGCTGCACGGCGGCTGGGGTTATGCGGAGGAAGATCGCATCAGCCGCTACGTCGCCGATGCGCAGGTGCTGCCGATCTTCGAGGGCGTGAAGGCAACGCTCGAGCTGAAAGTGATCGCGCGCGCCCTCGTCGCGCGGCACTGA
- a CDS encoding MaoC family dehydratase, with protein MNIGGNFFEDLGPGQLLRNPVPRTITPGDVALYIALTGDRNPLYCSDTFAQSLGFERSPVADLLVFHIVFGRAVGEISLNSPGNLGYADLRFVRPVYTGDTLRAETETLGWRETSKGDTGVVWVKTVGFNQRDEVVLQFYRWVMVNKRDPATPTNADDAPEMPAEASLDHVSFPRIERFDAVATGSSAAWEDYAPGQRIAHPQGMTLEETEHQLATRLYQNSARVHFNQHQQSASRHGRRIVYGGHVISVAHALSFDGLENVLGMAAWNGGSHTAPTFAGDTLFAWTDVLDRIDLGRDDIGALRLRLVGVKNVDPSREDVPLRVKDDAGRERYAEHVVLDLDYVALLPKKRTFVPSF; from the coding sequence GTGAACATCGGCGGCAACTTCTTCGAGGACCTGGGGCCGGGGCAATTGCTGCGCAATCCCGTGCCGCGCACGATCACGCCCGGCGATGTCGCGCTCTACATCGCGCTCACCGGTGATCGCAATCCGCTGTACTGCTCCGACACGTTCGCGCAGAGCCTCGGCTTTGAGCGTTCGCCGGTCGCCGACCTGCTCGTATTTCACATCGTCTTCGGGCGCGCCGTTGGCGAGATCTCGCTCAACTCGCCCGGCAATCTCGGCTACGCGGACCTGCGCTTCGTGCGCCCCGTGTACACCGGCGACACGCTGCGCGCCGAGACGGAAACACTCGGCTGGCGCGAGACGTCGAAGGGCGACACCGGCGTCGTATGGGTGAAGACCGTCGGCTTCAATCAGCGCGACGAGGTCGTGCTTCAGTTCTATCGCTGGGTCATGGTGAACAAGCGTGATCCCGCCACCCCGACCAATGCCGATGACGCGCCCGAAATGCCCGCCGAGGCATCACTCGATCACGTGAGCTTTCCCCGGATTGAACGCTTCGACGCGGTCGCCACGGGCAGCAGTGCAGCTTGGGAGGACTATGCGCCCGGTCAGCGCATCGCGCATCCGCAGGGCATGACGCTCGAAGAGACGGAGCATCAGCTCGCGACGCGGCTGTATCAGAACAGCGCGCGCGTGCACTTCAACCAGCATCAGCAGAGCGCATCGCGCCACGGCCGGCGCATCGTCTACGGCGGCCACGTGATCTCCGTAGCGCACGCGCTGTCGTTCGACGGGTTAGAGAACGTGCTGGGCATGGCGGCGTGGAACGGCGGCTCGCACACGGCGCCGACCTTTGCCGGCGACACGCTGTTCGCCTGGACCGACGTGCTCGACCGCATCGACCTCGGCCGCGACGACATCGGCGCCCTGCGGCTGCGTCTGGTCGGCGTGAAGAACGTCGACCCATCGCGCGAGGACGTGCCGCTCCGCGTCAAGGACGACGCAGGCCGCGAGCGCTACGCGGAGCACGTCGTGCTGGATTTGGACTACGTCGCCCTGCTGCCGAAGAAACGGACTTTCGTTCCGTCATTCTGA
- a CDS encoding SprT-like domain-containing protein — protein MVNRSLTDALNGEGYMLPLGGPEFWLQAELQDAMDRLVRQHFRDILAMPRAPYPTIELSNRMTSSAGRCYPDTGEIRIATLYHRDHGIDETLLVLKHELAHWAARWRYGIKTAPHGPEFRLIAHELDQRITVTCPPFAHKERSNRRGWYMICPHCRRRYVRMRRDKVACRQCCDAYADGYYDRRFRLAVVARAG, from the coding sequence GTGGTTAATCGATCACTGACCGATGCGCTGAACGGCGAAGGCTACATGCTGCCGCTGGGCGGCCCGGAGTTTTGGCTCCAGGCCGAACTGCAGGACGCCATGGACCGCCTCGTCCGTCAGCACTTCCGGGATATCCTGGCGATGCCGCGCGCGCCTTACCCGACGATCGAACTGAGCAATCGCATGACGTCGAGCGCGGGGCGGTGCTACCCCGACACCGGCGAGATCCGCATCGCGACGCTGTATCATCGCGACCACGGCATCGACGAGACGCTGCTGGTGCTGAAGCACGAACTGGCGCACTGGGCGGCCCGGTGGCGCTACGGCATTAAGACAGCGCCCCACGGGCCGGAGTTCCGGCTGATCGCACACGAGTTGGACCAGCGGATCACCGTGACGTGCCCGCCGTTTGCGCACAAGGAGCGATCGAACCGGCGCGGCTGGTACATGATCTGTCCGCACTGCCGCCGCCGCTACGTGCGCATGCGCCGCGACAAGGTGGCCTGCCGGCAGTGCTGCGACGCGTACGCAGACGGGTACTACGACCGTCGCTTCCGCCTCGCAGTCGTCGCTCGTGCCGGGTAG
- a CDS encoding M20/M25/M40 family metallo-hydrolase has product MKRYLTSAAVFITLISAVTATSALGQQTDPDVAAVVADVEQARLFAHIEEMAEPRSALEDEIDQLDATADYVQSQLEGYGLEVVLQDVEFEDDELGAIVSPNVIGVKAGSECADRIFVVGGHYDSVPESPGADDDASGTAGMLEIARVLADVDLPASVYFTGFTLEELGLIGSRKMAGDFAAADAEVVGMFSLEMIGYTDEASGSEFILVLGNEASAPLLEAVEQAKSYVPDLPIVTLAAAGNGESSPDTRRSDHAPFWDAGYQALLVTDTANFRNPNYHEPSDTIETLDMPFATSVTKAMLATTMLYLTRDEDGDGAADVCTAPLLATATPAPAATPIPAAPTVVPAATQASGVTLPETGTGDDTREIALLAAAVVLGVLAVAVIVIPRRGT; this is encoded by the coding sequence ATGAAGCGCTACCTCACGTCTGCCGCGGTGTTTATCACGCTAATCTCCGCCGTCACCGCCACCTCCGCCCTGGGCCAACAGACCGATCCTGACGTCGCCGCGGTCGTGGCGGACGTCGAGCAGGCACGCCTCTTCGCGCATATCGAAGAGATGGCGGAGCCCCGAAGCGCGCTCGAGGATGAGATCGACCAGCTCGACGCTACCGCTGACTACGTGCAGTCGCAGCTCGAGGGCTATGGCCTTGAGGTCGTCCTGCAGGACGTGGAGTTCGAGGACGACGAACTCGGCGCCATCGTATCGCCGAACGTCATCGGTGTGAAGGCAGGCAGCGAGTGCGCCGACCGGATCTTCGTCGTCGGCGGTCACTACGACTCGGTGCCGGAGTCGCCGGGCGCCGACGATGATGCCAGCGGCACGGCCGGCATGCTGGAGATTGCGCGGGTACTGGCGGACGTCGACCTGCCGGCGAGCGTGTATTTCACGGGCTTCACGCTGGAGGAACTGGGGTTGATCGGCAGCCGCAAGATGGCCGGCGACTTCGCCGCGGCGGACGCCGAGGTCGTCGGCATGTTCTCGCTCGAGATGATCGGCTACACGGACGAAGCGAGCGGCTCGGAGTTCATCCTGGTGCTCGGCAACGAAGCGTCGGCGCCGCTGCTGGAGGCCGTCGAGCAGGCGAAGTCGTACGTGCCGGACCTGCCGATCGTGACGCTCGCCGCGGCGGGCAACGGCGAGTCATCGCCGGACACGCGTCGCAGCGACCACGCGCCGTTCTGGGACGCTGGCTACCAGGCGCTGCTCGTGACAGACACCGCGAACTTCCGAAACCCGAATTACCACGAGCCGTCGGACACGATCGAGACGCTCGACATGCCGTTCGCGACGAGCGTGACGAAGGCGATGCTGGCGACGACGATGCTTTACCTGACGCGCGACGAAGACGGCGATGGCGCGGCAGATGTCTGCACGGCGCCGCTGCTCGCAACTGCAACGCCTGCGCCGGCAGCGACTCCCATCCCGGCGGCGCCTACCGTCGTCCCGGCGGCGACGCAAGCTAGTGGCGTCACTCTCCCGGAGACGGGAACGGGCGATGACACCAGGGAGATCGCGTTGCTCGCCGCGGCGGTCGTCCTCGGGGTACTCGCGGTCGCGGTTATCGTCATCCCGCGCCGTGGGACGTAG
- the ilvD gene encoding dihydroxy-acid dehydratase produces the protein MAFDPKHNSRTITDGPTRAAARSYYYSIGFTKEDLQKPIVGIANTWIGTMPCNFNLRLLAEKVADGVRNAGGTPMEFNTIAISDGITMGTEGMKASLVSREVIADSIELTTRGYMFDALVCLVGCDKTIPAAAMALARLNIPGIILYGGSILPGTFDGRDVTIQDVFEGVGANAAGTMSDADLDRLEHAACPGPGACAGQFTANTMALAMEFIGLAPFGSGGVPAVDARKDDVGVRAGETVMDVLRRNVRPLDILTRASFENAIAGVAATGGSTNAVLHLLALAREANVPLTIDDFDTVSDRTPLLADLKPGGRYVAADLDRAGGSQLVAQRLVAGGYADPTRPTPTGRSFGDEASAAVETAGQDVVVPLSAPLKATGGLVILKGNLAPEGCVVKVAGHERLTHRGPARVYDREEDAMDAVTRREIHAGDVVVVRYEGPKGGPGMREMLGVTSAIVGEGLGESVALLTDGRFSGATRGLMAGHVAPEAFVGGPIAAVREGDMISIDIPNRRLDVEITVDEMTARLRDWRAPEPRYKTGVFAKYVAQVSGAEEGAITRAM, from the coding sequence ATGGCATTCGATCCGAAGCACAACTCGCGCACGATCACCGACGGCCCAACGCGCGCCGCCGCCCGGTCGTACTACTACAGCATTGGCTTCACGAAGGAAGATTTGCAGAAGCCGATCGTAGGCATCGCGAACACGTGGATCGGGACGATGCCGTGCAACTTCAACCTGCGGCTGCTCGCCGAGAAGGTCGCCGATGGCGTGCGCAACGCGGGCGGCACGCCGATGGAGTTCAACACGATCGCGATCAGCGACGGCATCACGATGGGCACCGAGGGCATGAAGGCGTCGCTCGTCTCGCGCGAGGTGATCGCCGACTCGATCGAACTAACGACGCGCGGGTACATGTTCGACGCGCTCGTCTGCCTCGTGGGATGCGACAAGACGATCCCCGCAGCGGCGATGGCCCTTGCCCGGCTGAATATCCCGGGCATCATCCTCTATGGCGGATCGATCCTGCCGGGCACGTTCGACGGCCGCGACGTGACGATCCAGGACGTCTTCGAGGGCGTCGGCGCCAACGCGGCGGGCACCATGTCCGACGCGGATCTCGACCGGCTCGAGCATGCCGCGTGTCCCGGACCGGGCGCCTGCGCCGGCCAGTTCACCGCGAACACGATGGCGCTGGCGATGGAGTTCATCGGCCTGGCGCCATTTGGCAGCGGCGGCGTGCCGGCCGTCGACGCGCGCAAGGACGACGTAGGCGTGCGCGCCGGCGAGACGGTGATGGACGTGCTGCGCCGGAACGTGCGGCCGCTCGACATCCTGACGCGCGCATCGTTCGAGAATGCGATCGCCGGTGTCGCAGCGACCGGCGGCTCGACGAACGCCGTGCTGCACCTGCTCGCGCTCGCCCGCGAGGCGAACGTGCCGCTGACGATCGACGACTTCGACACGGTGAGCGATCGCACGCCGCTGCTCGCCGACTTGAAGCCGGGGGGACGTTACGTCGCGGCTGATCTCGATCGCGCGGGAGGCTCGCAGCTCGTGGCGCAGCGGCTCGTGGCGGGCGGATATGCCGACCCGACGCGCCCGACGCCGACGGGCCGCTCGTTCGGCGACGAGGCGTCGGCGGCGGTCGAGACGGCGGGGCAGGACGTCGTGGTGCCGCTCAGCGCGCCCCTCAAGGCGACGGGCGGTCTCGTCATTCTCAAGGGCAACCTGGCGCCGGAGGGCTGCGTGGTGAAGGTGGCCGGCCACGAGCGCCTGACGCATCGCGGGCCGGCGCGGGTCTACGACCGCGAAGAGGACGCGATGGATGCGGTGACGCGGCGCGAGATTCATGCCGGCGACGTCGTGGTCGTCCGCTACGAGGGCCCGAAGGGCGGTCCGGGCATGCGCGAGATGCTCGGCGTGACGTCGGCGATCGTGGGGGAGGGGCTGGGCGAGAGCGTCGCGCTGCTCACCGACGGCCGCTTCTCGGGCGCGACGCGCGGGCTGATGGCGGGGCACGTCGCACCGGAGGCGTTCGTGGGCGGGCCGATCGCCGCCGTGCGCGAAGGCGACATGATCAGCATCGACATTCCGAACCGCCGGCTCGACGTCGAGATCACGGTCGACGAAATGACGGCGCGGCTGCGCGACTGGCGGGCGCCGGAGCCGCGCTACAAGACCGGCGTGTTCGCGAAGTACGTCGCCCAGGTGTCGGGCGCGGAAGAAGGCGCCATAACGCGGGCCATGTAG
- a CDS encoding alpha/beta family hydrolase: MPDTSLRIDVEGAGAVGALRTAAKRAVWTFVYAPGASATLQDPFGVYSANALAQHGVEVVRFEFPYMAAKRKAPDRPPLLEATWRAVIDAVRSNDRKLVVGGRSMGGRIASQIVAQGVKIDALALFAYPLHAPGRPEKIRDEHFPSLKCRTLFCSGTNDAFASPGELRSAASKVKRAKVHLLEGADHGFAVKKASGRTREDVWAEAVAAMAEWLRV, translated from the coding sequence GTGCCGGACACCTCCCTTCGTATCGACGTCGAAGGCGCGGGCGCAGTCGGCGCGCTTCGTACCGCAGCGAAGCGCGCCGTCTGGACGTTCGTCTACGCTCCCGGCGCCAGCGCCACGCTGCAGGACCCGTTCGGCGTCTACTCCGCGAACGCGCTGGCGCAACACGGCGTCGAGGTCGTGCGCTTCGAGTTCCCGTACATGGCAGCGAAGCGAAAAGCGCCCGATCGACCGCCCCTGCTCGAAGCGACGTGGCGCGCCGTGATCGATGCCGTCCGCTCGAACGACCGCAAACTCGTCGTCGGCGGCCGGTCGATGGGTGGGCGCATCGCGTCCCAGATCGTCGCACAGGGCGTCAAGATCGACGCGCTGGCGCTGTTCGCCTATCCGCTGCACGCGCCGGGGCGGCCGGAGAAGATACGAGACGAGCACTTCCCGTCGCTCAAGTGCCGCACGCTGTTCTGTTCCGGCACGAACGACGCGTTCGCATCGCCCGGCGAACTGCGCAGCGCTGCCTCAAAAGTGAAACGCGCGAAGGTGCATCTGCTCGAGGGCGCCGATCACGGCTTCGCGGTGAAGAAGGCGTCGGGACGCACACGGGAAGATGTATGGGCGGAGGCCGTCGCGGCGATGGCGGAGTGGTTGCGCGTATAG
- a CDS encoding methylmalonyl-CoA mutase family protein, producing the protein MVEPANPGAERDVPFETSSGRPVKPVYKPEDLGGFDYLGELGFPGEYPYTRGVQPTMYRGRFWTMRQYAGFSDAEESNRRYRYLLSQGQTGLSVAFDLPTQIGYDPDDLMAEGEVGKVGVSIASIEDMETLFKDIPLETVTTSMTINATASVLLALYVAVAKKQGADLSKVGGTTQNDILKEYIARGTYIFPPRPSMRLITDIFAWCSENLPQWNTISISGYHMREAGCTAAQEVGFTIADAIQYTQAALDRGLKIDDFAPRLAFFFACHSNFLEEIAKFRAARRIWARVVKERFGAKDPRSGMLRFHTQTGGATLTAQQPIMNLVRTALQGMSAVLGGTQSLHTNSYDEALSLPSQHAAELALRTQQIIAYETGVGDTVDPVAGSWYIEHLTDEVEQDALDYVRRIDDMGGALAAVETGFQANEIHENAFRIQRDIEARRKIVVGVNEYVDEEMPHDGLHKHDPTVGQRRAAQMKRLRAGRDATAASASLKRLEDGARGDANMIPLMVECVENYVTLGEICRTLRGAWGEQRERLAL; encoded by the coding sequence ATGGTCGAACCTGCGAACCCGGGCGCTGAGCGCGACGTCCCGTTCGAGACATCGTCCGGGCGCCCCGTGAAGCCGGTCTACAAGCCCGAGGATCTCGGCGGCTTCGACTACCTGGGCGAACTCGGATTCCCCGGCGAGTATCCCTACACGCGCGGCGTCCAGCCGACGATGTACCGCGGGCGCTTCTGGACCATGCGCCAGTACGCCGGCTTCTCCGATGCCGAGGAATCGAACCGTCGCTACAGGTACCTGCTGTCGCAGGGGCAGACCGGGCTCTCCGTCGCCTTCGACCTGCCGACGCAGATCGGCTACGACCCCGACGACCTCATGGCCGAGGGCGAAGTCGGCAAGGTCGGCGTGTCGATCGCCTCGATCGAGGACATGGAGACGCTGTTCAAGGACATCCCGCTCGAGACGGTGACGACGTCGATGACGATCAACGCGACGGCGTCGGTACTCCTCGCGCTGTACGTCGCCGTCGCGAAGAAGCAGGGCGCCGACCTCTCGAAAGTCGGCGGCACGACCCAGAACGACATACTCAAGGAGTACATCGCCCGCGGCACCTACATCTTCCCGCCGCGCCCGTCCATGCGCCTGATCACGGACATCTTCGCCTGGTGCAGCGAGAATCTGCCGCAGTGGAACACGATCAGCATCAGCGGCTACCACATGCGCGAGGCCGGCTGCACGGCGGCGCAGGAAGTCGGCTTTACGATTGCCGATGCCATCCAGTACACGCAGGCGGCCCTCGACCGCGGCCTGAAGATCGATGACTTCGCGCCGCGGCTGGCGTTCTTCTTCGCCTGTCACAGCAACTTCCTGGAGGAGATCGCGAAGTTCCGCGCGGCGCGCCGTATCTGGGCCCGCGTCGTGAAGGAGCGTTTCGGCGCGAAGGACCCGCGTTCGGGCATGCTGCGCTTTCACACCCAGACCGGCGGCGCGACGCTCACGGCGCAGCAGCCCATCATGAACCTCGTCCGCACGGCGCTGCAGGGCATGTCGGCCGTGCTGGGCGGCACGCAGTCGCTGCACACGAACAGCTACGACGAAGCGCTGTCGCTACCGAGCCAGCACGCGGCAGAACTGGCACTGCGCACACAGCAGATCATCGCGTACGAGACCGGCGTCGGCGACACGGTCGACCCGGTCGCGGGCTCGTGGTACATCGAGCATCTCACGGACGAAGTCGAGCAGGACGCGCTGGATTACGTGAGGCGCATCGATGACATGGGCGGGGCGCTGGCGGCCGTCGAGACGGGCTTCCAGGCGAACGAGATCCACGAGAACGCGTTTCGCATTCAGCGCGACATCGAAGCGCGGCGCAAGATCGTCGTTGGCGTCAACGAATACGTCGATGAAGAGATGCCGCACGATGGCCTGCACAAGCACGACCCGACCGTCGGCCAGCGGCGAGCGGCGCAGATGAAGCGCCTGCGCGCCGGCCGCGACGCAACGGCCGCCAGCGCCTCGCTCAAGCGCCTCGAAGACGGTGCGCGCGGCGACGCGAACATGATCCCGCTGATGGTCGAGTGCGTGGAGAACTACGTGACGCTCGGCGAGATCTGCCGCACGTTGCGCGGCGCCTGGGGCGAGCAGCGCGAACGCCTCGCGCTCTAG
- a CDS encoding HAD family phosphatase, whose amino-acid sequence MPGSAGAAVLFDLDGVIVDSREHHLSAWTAFAREHAPHAAADYFHRTFGLRNDAIIGGLIEDIEPERLAELAARKEEIFRRSARGNLMLLPGVNELLDFLDEQAVAKAVVTSTPRANLDMILATLGIGARFEALVAEEDASRGKPDPEGFLVASQRVEVAPSQCVVIEDAPAGLQAAKAAGMRAIGVTTTRPAADLGDADLVVESLAEEIVRTFVFQR is encoded by the coding sequence GTGCCGGGTAGCGCTGGCGCTGCCGTCCTCTTCGACCTCGATGGCGTGATCGTCGACAGCCGGGAGCATCATCTCTCGGCCTGGACGGCGTTCGCGCGCGAGCACGCTCCGCACGCGGCGGCGGACTATTTCCATCGCACGTTCGGCCTGCGCAACGACGCGATCATCGGCGGACTGATCGAAGACATCGAGCCGGAGAGACTGGCGGAGCTTGCTGCGCGCAAGGAGGAGATCTTCCGGCGGTCGGCGCGCGGCAACCTGATGCTGCTGCCGGGCGTAAACGAACTGCTGGACTTCCTGGATGAGCAGGCAGTGGCCAAGGCCGTCGTTACGTCCACGCCGCGAGCGAATCTCGACATGATCCTCGCCACGCTGGGCATTGGCGCCCGGTTCGAAGCCCTCGTGGCGGAGGAGGACGCATCGCGCGGGAAGCCGGATCCGGAAGGCTTTCTGGTCGCCTCGCAACGCGTCGAGGTCGCACCGTCGCAATGCGTGGTGATCGAAGACGCGCCGGCGGGCCTGCAAGCTGCCAAGGCAGCCGGCATGCGCGCGATCGGCGTCACGACGACGCGTCCGGCGGCGGATCTCGGGGACGCCGATCTCGTCGTAGAATCGCTTGCGGAGGAGATCGTGCGGACGTTCGTGTTTCAGCGGTAA
- a CDS encoding patatin-like phospholipase family protein — protein sequence MSEEAGALRRALVLGGGGPVGVAWECGLLAGLAEHGADVSDADFIVGTSAGSIVGSQLASGKTPGEIYRRQLEASPPGRRASMPSDLSGLIPRMIQLYTSDRPIQDLRAEIGAYAIAAEVMPEEEWLAGFSSIEPANADTWPKRFACTAIDVNDGALVFWRDESHVPLLLAVASSCAVPGIASPVTINGRRYMDGGIGSTTNSEVAAGYDQVLIVSLTGSTRSRASAIAEAVQRRFAAEVAVLRAAGSEVEVVFPGDDFAQEIGANLMDVTLRFRAAELGLLQGATEAERIRRFWTTPRT from the coding sequence TTGTCAGAGGAGGCCGGAGCATTGAGACGCGCCCTGGTGCTCGGAGGCGGTGGGCCGGTCGGTGTCGCATGGGAGTGCGGCTTGCTCGCCGGTTTGGCCGAGCATGGCGCCGACGTCTCGGACGCCGACTTCATCGTAGGGACGTCCGCGGGATCAATCGTCGGTTCGCAACTCGCATCAGGCAAGACGCCCGGGGAGATCTATCGGCGGCAACTCGAGGCAAGTCCGCCGGGCCGGCGAGCCAGCATGCCGAGCGACCTTAGCGGACTGATACCGCGGATGATCCAGCTCTACACCTCGGATCGTCCAATCCAAGATCTTCGTGCAGAGATCGGCGCCTACGCCATTGCGGCGGAGGTCATGCCCGAAGAGGAGTGGCTGGCCGGGTTCTCATCGATAGAGCCGGCGAACGCCGACACCTGGCCGAAGCGCTTTGCCTGCACAGCCATCGATGTGAACGACGGCGCACTGGTCTTCTGGCGGGATGAGTCGCACGTGCCGCTTCTGCTCGCTGTGGCTTCAAGCTGCGCAGTGCCCGGCATTGCCTCGCCCGTGACAATCAACGGGCGGCGCTACATGGACGGCGGCATCGGGTCAACGACGAATTCGGAGGTGGCCGCCGGCTACGACCAGGTGCTCATCGTTTCACTCACCGGAAGCACGCGCAGTCGGGCCAGCGCGATCGCGGAGGCCGTTCAACGGCGGTTTGCCGCAGAAGTCGCCGTCTTGCGCGCCGCCGGCTCCGAAGTGGAGGTGGTGTTTCCGGGTGACGACTTTGCGCAGGAAATCGGCGCGAATCTCATGGACGTCACTCTCCGGTTCCGGGCCGCAGAACTCGGTTTGCTCCAGGGGGCAACCGAGGCTGAACGAATCCGCCGGTTCTGGACAACGCCCCGGACCTAG